GCTCTTCTCTCCAAGGTTAACCAATTCTacacttctttctcctttttcttttactcGCTAGTATTTATTTCACTATAGTTCGTAGGTTTAGTTTTCCAATCTTGCAAACGGAAacactaaagtgaaattaaaacGTGGGACTTCGACGCAATGATTCGGGTTCAGTTGGCAACAACACACGCTGAACTTGTGGGGAGGGACTTAAATTTGATTCCGCATAACTCATTCTTGGAGGGAGGTTTAGAGTTTTAAGTGCGACTAAATTCGAAATCGTGGATTAGTCTCATAGTTGATCCAAAGGACTAAAATTTGTGGGGGTGTCAGAAGCAGACACCCTAATTACGGTAGTTAAAAAAATGTGGGAGTATGAGGTTTTAGATTTGAGTTTTCCTTTTTGTGATAATGGATGTTGTACTAAGAAAGCCTTTTTGTTGATGAAAAGGAACGTGCATTTTTTCTGTAGTTGTTTGCCATGTGTCTTTGGCTGGTGAAGAGACGCGCATTTCTCATATTACTTTACCTTTACTCAGTTTAAAGGAGTCAGATTCAATTTTATGTACAATGCCAATGCGAATATTTCACTTGGGGTTTTAGTGCCAATGTTTGTAGCAATAGGGTTTGTTTCCATTAGGATTTTTTTCACcctatttatcatttttctatttGAGATGTTTTGGTGTGAAGGTTTTGATCCCCAAGTTTTGATTACAAACAAGTCTTGTTAACATTATGAAGACTTGAGTAATAATATGAATCACTATGAATGGAGTTGATGTATTTCGATGTTTTATTCCCCGTCTTGTTTGTGGTTTTAACTttgaaattatttgattttatattttaatttaaataatggtAATGgatactaaaaaattaaaaatgctgGTGGATTTGATAGAAAGTTTCTAGTGATTCAATTGGAAGTGGATTTTGTGTATGCTAATTGCTACTGATTacaaaggttttaaattgcagtgTGGTTGTGATTTCGTCACATTCCTTAACATTGCAGGAAATTGTGCACAAATGTGGCCACAATTGTGGTCGCAAACACCCCAAAAACCTTAATGTTAAAACCTAAATTTTGGCTGCAGACTtctttttaaaaccttgattaCAAATGCAGCTAGAAATTCTACTATTTCTTGAGTAGTTCATACTACTGTTGTCTGCTGTGAGAGGATCTTCTTTATTGTATTATGCTGCTGACTGTGCTTGTATGAATCAGACTATCAGAAAAAGGTAGATACATGCAAGCAGAAAATAGAGGAAGCTAGATCCGAGACTGCTGCTGATGCAGACCTGGATCTGCTACAGAGAGAACTGGAGGAAGAACTTGAGAAAGAACACTTGTTGAAAGAGGAGTTTAGATAAGTCTCTAGTGGTTTTTGTCTTTTCAATTGTATGCTCATTTTGGATTATTAGCTTTCCAGCATGGTATATCTTACCATCTATCTCTTGTCAACACAGGCATCGGCAATGAATTTAATGATCTAGAACAACAATGGATTTCTGTTCAAGAGCAAAAGAAGACCTTacagaaaattgagaaaaataagCAGAGGACACAGTAAGTAAATTACAGAACTTAAATCTAAGATAGTAAAGATGCCATGTACATTTGATTTTCTGGTtactcatgttttctttcatgttaGAATCTCTCAGTTACTTGTTCTAAACTTATGAGTGTTTGACTTTAACGTATTCTACATAAAGTGGAACATAAATGCACTCTTCTCTTCTGTTTCAGGATGGTACTTTCAATGTATGCTTCTGTCACAAATATTGTGCCTAACTTGGATGAACATTCCAAAATTTCAGGCTGTATCCTTTTGATGAATTTACTAATTCTgtctcttcatctttttcttctggTATTGTATATATGATATTGTCTGTTGATCGttcctcttaaaaaaaaataaaaattggttgCTCCTTAACCCCCAATTGCAGATATTGTGGAAAAGGATAAAGATGCTGTTGAGAAGTTTGAATATGACACCTCAAAGATGACTGCCCTTGATATATGTAATGGTATTTGGAAAATAATAAGTGAATGATCCATGTCAACCAAATAAGTTGATACATGCAACAATGTATTATTTCTCAATTTTGAGTGGCATCTTAGTGATCTTGCAATTCACTTATTGGTGTAAGAATtcaatgttttaatttattatgaatgaaaatctTGCAATGTTGATATTTTGACTACTGAGAGGGGGTAATATAGCTTGCAATACTCAGTTTCATCGAGTGGCTTTTCATCAATAATCAGATACTAGTTTGAATCTTTTCGTAGTTGGCCTATCAACTAGTGTGCAGTACACTTAagcatatatttaaaaaatcagcAGTTTCAAGCTACCAGAGGTCTCTGTGTGAAGATTCTAGTGCTGGTGCGGTATTTTATCCTGCCATTGCAATGCAAAGGCTGTACTAATCCAAAATGATGATTATCTTTTTCCATTTGCTTCAGTTTTCACTTTTCAGTTAGCACATTTTGTGGGTTTGTTGAAACTTTATTATTCTACTTTTATCTGTTGGACTTCGTATATTACCTATAATTTCCAATAGCTGATTTGCTTCATATATTTCCTGTTGAAGTGAATatagatataaaattttaagttttttaaggGACTAAAATTTCATAAACATAGTAATAATAGTAACAAGGACTAATTTGTATTAATAAGGACAAATAATTAGGATTAAAACTTGGGGATTATTTTATAGAATCTGAAATGAGTATCATTTACAAGAAtcaaatgattattattttgacCGCAACAAACTAGGTACTATTCCTTTGATAAAATCTTCAGTGCTACTAACGGCAACCCTTGACATTGCCATACATTTGCAACTAACAAGATTGTCATCCAAGTTCATAAACTTCATCCATTGATTAGTTTCACTACTCGTGTCCAACTTGATCATTTTAACTGGGGTAATCTGAGGTGGGTAGAAATATAGTGAAATATTCAAAAAACTTGTTCAAGTTCGTGAATTGAGTAGTAGAACATGCAAAAAAGGAATACCTCTCCTCTGCATCATCTTTGTCTAGACAGAAGATGACATTACTCTAGACAAGATGTTGGTTACCAATTATACTTGACACTGGTGGTTGCTTTATTTGTGGAAACAAGGCTAAAGCTGCTAGCCGGATTATTGCAACCTACCCTGTATGTCTCCCTTTAATTGCAAGAAATCATTTCAGGTAACCGTATCATCTAGAACAGGCTTTTCTTTTAAGGTTaaaatttatcatcttttattgtttattgttttgagtttaatttttatgagtgtgtttggatatgcGTTGTACTCATGTTGAACGTTAAAATTACATGTTCCAAAGCAAAAACGTCAAAGCAGCTAGGTTGTAGCTTTGGCCTAAACATTGATTTGTGTTGGATTCATTTGCTTTTCAAACACACTTTGTACGTTGTTAATATAAATAGTTTTATAGAGTTGATTAATTAGAAATTCTATGagacttttaaagtaattattaaaatgttaataagtTTACAAtgaacaaaaatttataattggatgaaaatgtaaattatttttatacaagaaatatatttaattaaatttttgttttacattaacaaaatattattcactTTTCCATCCCTTCGAAggtatgatttaaaaaaaaattggcataGCGATGGAATTAAtcctataatttataatttgcatCATCTTTCCAAGGAGAAGGGGGAAATGGTCATTTTTCAAATGAATACAATGATgaaaaatcaatgttttctGTATTATGGTTATCATTGTTGATTAGTATTAAGCATATGCAGCTTTCATTATGTAGCAGGCATGGGGTATGAAATAATTAACTACCTGCCATGTATTCTGATGTTCTAAAAGTTGTGTAGAGAGCGAGGGTCGCTATAGAGGACAATGTCATTAGGCATGAGCATAACATAAAACGTGCATATAGCAACAtatgtattaaaattatttgggtatttgctttaattttttttcccttttgtgaATCATGTACATATAAGGTGACTTCATCACTGCCTTGATGACTAGTGTAAATATAAGTTGTTCTACCAGGTTGTGTTTTTCCTGAAGAGCTTTCACCAAAATATTCTTCTCATGTTTATAAAGCCATGCATATACACACTTTATAGTTTATTTGGACTTCATCAATTCCTAGCGACGGTTGCATGCTGCTGGAGCCGGAATGCCTTTATAAGCCTCACAAACATAGCgtgtaaaattttcatattcctGAAATATCACAAATGACATTAATCTTTAACTCTTCGTTGATGAGTATCATGGCAAGAATATGGAAAATGTACTAGTGATATGTGTACTTGTATGtgtaaaagagaagaaaatattgtATGGTGGGAGATCATTGTGTCTATGGTTCTAATTAATCTTTCTGACATGTAGTCAAAttttattaactcttttttataattaaaaaattcaattatgtcACGCGAAGATTAATCAGGATCAAATGTGATAATCTCAAaccatataataatttcttttaaatgagagaaaaataagagaatgaaCAAACCTTTCCAATAGATTGATTGTTAACTACCACCCAAGGCAGAAATTCGTGGGGTGTGTAAAAGAGAGTTGTTTCGTTGATATATTTTTGTCCAAGCTGCAAAGAGATTAAAGCTCTATGTTAAAGACCATAAAGCACAGTTCATAAAGtagaaaatcaattaaatacAAGGTtgtatttataagttttttttggtagTTATTGTATTTATGAAGTTAATAATACATCATCTATAATTTTGCATAGCACTATAGTTATTATTAGGTTCAACTATGATTAACCATGAATTTGTGGCACATTGACTTcactacagtaaaaaaaaaaaaaagcatttccTTGCTATTAGGTGTGGTTAATTATTGTATAGAAATGTACAGTAACCTCTGTTCCATTTCCTCTGTTATAGCAGCTCAGAATAGGTTCCAAAGGCAAGTCCAATTGGCTGAAACAGTCCTGCCAATTCTTGTGCCTTCCCTCAATTGCCAGAAACTCAAAGCAGTAAATCAAAGCATAATGTTTGTTCTGCGTCATAAATTGATTGCAGATATCAGAGAATCCAGCAGAAAGAATCCTTTGTGTGAAATTTTAAGTTTACCCCCCATCTGAGGTGAGGTTGACTAAAGAACTGAGGAAGGAACATCACACTTACCACATCATCCAAAACGTTGAGAGCACATGCTTCCAACGAATTTAGCTCGCATTCATCAGGGCCATTCTGCAAATTTATATTGAAATACAACTTTCATTTCGAAGATAATCATCAAATATTCGTATTTCTTTCAAGGAATTTTATTATTCAGACATATTTTACAACATTATGCcagtcttcttttttttttttttctctttttatctctcattgttgtaaaaaaattatagacccTTTAGAAATGTGATTTCTCTTTTTCAAATATTCTCTACTGTCATGTTTTGCATGTATAACATAACTCATCAGGTGGGGAAATTATAGTTGAAAAATTGTTAGAAATTAGTATGGGTTTTGACTATATTAgtaatggtcattgaccaaaaCATGTacctaataaaaattgaaagccATGGTTAATGTTACAcatcttttcctccattgaactATTAAGGTGACCAGAAAATCATAGGAAAAAGGCACATATAAAAAGCATATTAATAGATCCCATAAATAGAATAATTTAGAGCAAATGAACAGTATGTACTATGTACAACTAAGCCAAAGTTCTAGCGGCTAGGAGGATACTATACTATTTAAATGTTT
This region of Glycine max cultivar Williams 82 chromosome 7, Glycine_max_v4.0, whole genome shotgun sequence genomic DNA includes:
- the LOC100791171 gene encoding kinetochore protein SPC24 homolog → MAEPWRNIDVEKLISYSDDLVKVLSQGPRDFNNLSHSLQQKLALSSSCDSDLDDVRSSLQDYQKKVDTCKQKIEEARSETAADADLDLLQRELEEELEKEHLLKEEFRGIGNEFNDLEQQWISVQEQKKTLQKIEKNKQRTQMVLSMYASVTNIVPNLDEHSKISGYIVEKDKDAVEKFEYDTSKMTALDICNGIWKIISE
- the LOC100792938 gene encoding gamma-interferon-responsive lysosomal thiol protein — protein: MFFPKLAIIITALALVPLIFINESDSAEVTPFASQKVNLSVYYASLSQPCATFIVKNLEEIFHSDLINILNLQLVPWANAYVDKTNHSIICQNGPDECELNSLEACALNVLDDVNKHYALIYCFEFLAIEGRHKNWQDCFSQLDLPLEPILSCYNRGNGTELGQKYINETTLFYTPHEFLPWVVVNNQSIGKEYENFTRYVCEAYKGIPAPAACNRR